One segment of Cutaneotrichosporon cavernicola HIS019 DNA, chromosome: 4 DNA contains the following:
- the FZO1 gene encoding uncharacterized protein (Belongs to the TRAFAC class dynamin-like GTPase superfamily. Dynamin Fzo YdjA family): MQPYRPASPPGSPTDVKKESHIGFQPASAQARIAGDAAVRDYEAKQQKLSDAIDATKYLVADIKNFNHEQWKIRYPHFAQVPTVPGRKAARPGLGRRTLTFADEPAKETEVVVTSQQGPNRHQLKRSVSFLPSPRESPTSSETSTPMSEEPESLSPEATPSNEEFTILNLDLNLGATRHAKALISQLERSSISALLDNRLIATLTHLDLLHARIHDAHSRVLITGDLNAGKSTLVNALLRRSEVMPTDQQPLTTRFVEVVSARENGDKEEIHILDSPAKYNPEDASTYKAVPIEQLEELSTDYDCDSSAPPLRVFLRENTETTSPSILHNGVVDISLIDAPGLNRDSIKTTANFARQEEIDVVVFVVSAANHFTLSAKEFIWQASHEKAHLFIVVNRFDQIKDKERCRRAVMAQIKQLSPETYAEAKDLVHFVDSAKVAFGFDHENDDGDDIDETFAHLEQSLRSFVLVNRAKSKLGPAQNYVTHLMADVELLAAANSLVATKERDAALQEVERVKPELDRMKHSKDLLEEGLVTEEESATGKVVAQSQQSLRLALDRVGRGEFAPDIAAPVYPGLLGAWDYAVEVRKALLASLDVAVRNVEDDARVVTSDTVTHITDIGDKHLPADVEKCKRVFNPQAMFYNNARKNRRVSGLQNVGLGLVGNPALSNVVVSDIFDLQHFFCLTESVPSTVSDKVSPLRDLIPLSKEVSSIGVASLAVGAFSVVGGKAMALRTLVETAIHLSDLAANPVVRKWAGPAIGVLAAGAVAYVIYELPRSIPRNVGRNLRSQLLVTSGATEADDESPFFEAEAQRIGREVRKVMRLAAWDLRERFRIAMEARNEIVRQSEETAKQAARALEWFAEIEERVDTIRDELGLKL; encoded by the exons ATGCAGCCATACCGCCCTGCTTCCCCTCCGGGGTCGCCTACAGATGTGAAGAAAGAGTCCCACATCGGCTTCCAGCCCGCCTCTGCGCAGGCGCGTATCGCTGGTGATGCGGCTGTCCGTGACTacgaggccaagcagcAGAA GCTTTCCGATGCCATCGACGCGACCAAgtacctcgtcgccgatATCAAGAACTTCAACCATGAGCAGTGGAAGATTCGTTATCCTCACTTTGCACAAGTTCCAACAGTGCCGGGGAGGAAAG CTGCGCGCCCTGGTCTTGGGCGTAGAACGCTCACATTCGCAGACGAGCCAGCAAAGGAGACTGAGGTTGTTGTCACGTCACAGCAAGGGCCAAACCGCCATCAGTTGAAGCGCTCTGTGTCGTTCctgccgtcgccgcgaGAGAGCCCAACATCGTCAGAGACCTCAACTCCCATGTCGGAGGAGCCGGAGTCGCTGTCTCCAGAGGCAACTCCTTCCAATGAGGAGTTTACGATTCTCAatctcgacctcaaccTTGGCGCGACTCGCCATGCGAAGGCTCTCATCTCTCAGCTTGAGCGGTCGTCAATCTCTGCTCTCCTTGACAACCGCCTCATTGCCACCCTCACACACCTCGATCTGCTCCACGCCCGCATCCACGATGCACACTCTCGCGTGCTAATCACTGGCGATCTCAACGCAGGCAAGTCGACTTTGGTAAACGCACTTTTGCGTCGCTCTGAGGTTATGCCTACCGACCAGCAGCCTCTGACGACGCGCTTTGTCGAAGTTGTCAGTGCTCGGGAGAACGGtgacaaggaggagatccACATCCTCGACTCGCCCGCAAAATACAACCCCGAGGATGCCTCGACATACAAAGCCGTGCCgatcgagcagctcgaggagctgtcCACAGACTATGACTGTGACTCGtccgctcctcctctccgtGTTTTCCTCCGCGAGAACACGGAGACCACCTCACCATCCATCCTTCACAACGGCGTTGTCGACATTTCGCTCATCGACGCACCGGGTCTCAACCGTGATTCGATCAAGACGACTGCCAACTTTGCGCGCCAGGAGGAGATTGACGTGGTTGTGTTTGTGGTGTCGGCTGCCAACCACTTTACGCTCTCGGCCAAGGAGTTTATCTGGCAGGCGAGCCACGAGAAAGCACACCtcttcatcgtcgtcaaccGCTTCGACCAAatcaaggacaaggagcgcTGCCGCCGTGCCGTCATGGCGCAGATTAAACAGCTTAGCCCCGAGACGTACGCAGAGGCCAAGGACCTCGTCCATTTTGTCGACTCGGCCAAGGTTGCCTTTGGCTTTGACCATGAgaacgacgacggcgacgacattgacgaGACCTTTGCCCACTTGGAGCAGTCGCTCCGTTCGTTCGTCCTAGTGAACCGCGCAAAGTCCAAACTCGGGCCGGCCCAGAATTACGTCACGCACTTGATGGCGGACGTTGAGCTGCTTGCAGCCGCGAACTCTCTGGTTGCGACAAAGGAGCGTGATGCCGCTCTTCAGGAGGTGGAGCGCGTTAAACCTGAGCTCGACCGCATGAAGCACAGCAAGGACCTGCTCGAAGAAGGTCTCGTCACTGAGGAGGAATCAGCAACCGGAAAGGTTGTCGCCCAGAGCCAGCAGTCTCTccgtctcgcccttgaccgTGTTGGTCGTGGGGAGTTCGCACCGGACATTGCAGCCCCAGTCTACCCTGGTCTTCTCGGGGCTTGGGACTACGCAGTCGAGGTCCGCAAGGCTCTGCTTGCCTCCCTCGATGTGGCAGTTCGCAAcgtggaggacgacgcccGCGTAGTCACTTCAGACACTGTCACACACATTACCGATATCGGAGACAAGCACCTGCcagccgacgtcgagaaATGTAAGCGCGTGTTCAACCCGCAGGCAATGTTCTACAACAATGCGCGGAAGAACCGTCGGGTATCAGGCCTCCAGAATGTTGGCCTGGGACTGGTCGGCAACCCTGCGCTATCGAatgtcgtcgtctccgACATCTTTGACTTGCAGCATTTCTTCTGCCTCACCGAGTCGGTCCCCTCGACCGTTAGCGACAAGGTCTCCCCTCTGCGCGACCTGATCCCATTGAGCAAGGAAGTTTCCAGCATTGGCGTTGcgtcgctcgccgtcggAGCTTTTTCCGTGGTCGGCGGCAAGGCGATGGCTCTGCGCACTCTTGTCGAGACTGCAATTCACTTGTCCGACCTCGCTGCCAACCCTGTGGTTCGCAAGTGGGCCGGTCCGGCCATCGGTGtcctcgcggccggcgCTGTCGCCTACGTCATCTACGAGCTGCCGCGGTCTATTCCACGCAACGTCGGACGAAACCTTCGCtcgcagctcctcgtcacctcAGGAGCGACTGAGGCGGACGACGAATCCCCATTCTTCGAGGCGGAGGCTCAGCGCATCGGGCGGGAAGTACGCAAAGTCATGCGTCTTGCCGCTTGGGACTTGCGCGAGCGCTTCCGCATTGCCATGGAGGCGCGCAACGAGATTGTCCGTCAAAGCGAAGAGACGGCCAAGCAGGCTGCTCGTGCGCTTGAATGGTTTGCAGAAATCGAGGAGCGTGTCGACACGATTCGCGACGAACTGGGCCTCAAGCTCTAA
- the RBG2 gene encoding uncharacterized protein (C-terminal region of MMR_HSR1 domain), which produces MGVLQKIEDIEKEMSRTQKNKGEDPLRTQLTEATEYHLGLLKAKLAKYRAQLLEPEKKSAKGEGFDVLKSGDARVCLIGFPSVGKSTLLSKTTKTESAVGAYEFTTLTAVDATKSDEQRAMLVAELEEVGIRLNTKSPDVVFKQKTAGGITITCTVKLTKTDERMIRSILQSYRIHNCDVMIREDITIDEFIDVLLGTRKYIPALTVNNKIDAISMETLDHMARQGDGKTVMISCEADLGLDWLLDAIWKELGLVKVYTKKRGEQPDLGDPICLRAGATIETVCHGIHRGLASHFKYALVWGKSSKFNPQPQKVGLSHQVMNEDVVSIFTK; this is translated from the exons ATGGGCGTCCTACAGAAGATCGAGGACATCGAGA AGGAGATGTCTCGGA CTCAGAAAAA CAAGGGTGAAGATCCGCTGCGGACACAACTGACAGAAGCGACTGAGTATCATCTGGGTCTTCTCAAA GCCAAAC TTGCCAAGTACCGtgcgcagctgctcgaACCAGAAAAGAAGTCTGCCAAGGGCGAAGGCTTCGACGTGTTGAAGAGTGGAG ACGCGCGCGTCTGCTTGATCGGCTTTCCGTCAGTTGGCAAGTCGACACTGTTGTCCAAGACGACCAAGACCGAGTCGGCCGTGGGCGCGTACGAGTTCACGACATTGACA GCTGTCGACGCTACAAAGTCGGACGAACAGCGTGCGATGCTTGTCGCCGAGTTGGAGGAAGTCGGCATCCGTCTTAACACCAAGTCACCAGATGTCGTGTTCAAGCAGAAGACCGCCGGCGGGATCACT ATCACGTGCACGGTCAAGCTCACAAAGACAGATGAGCGCATGATCCGCTCCATCCTCCAGTCGTATAGGA TTCACAACTGCGACGTGATGATCCGCGAGGAT atcACCATCGACGAGTTCATCGACGTTCTCCTTGGCACGCGCAAGTACATCCCGGCGCTGACTGTCAACAACAAGATTGACGCCATTTCAATGGAGACGCTCGACCACATGGCACGCCAGGGCGACGGCAAGACCGTCATGATCTCGTGTgaggccgacctcggcctcgactgGCTCTTGGACGCAATCTGGAAGGAGCTTGGTCTCGTCAA GGTGTACACCAAGAAGCGCGGGGAGCAACCCGACCTAGGTGACCCCATCTGCCTCCGCGCAGGCGCCACGATCGAGACTGTTTGTCACGGCATTCACCGCGGACTCGCGTCGCACTTTAAATACGCCCTCGTGTGGGGAAAGTCGAGCAAGTTTAACCCGCAGCCGCAAAAGGTCGGCCTCTCGCACCAAGTCATGAACGAGGATGTCGTCAGCATCTTCACAAAGTAA
- a CDS encoding uncharacterized protein (GC-rich sequence DNA-binding factor-like protein) produces MARRKKDFLDDGSDSDASNQSGSEDGFDSQEDQDSRAERRLFEHRRKRPRTMGNGKAAAWEGVFGDRDESSSARRPGDHRARGGSARTDWTKAPAFVSKIDVAKSDTESNGTPAETYDDSGESSSSHETDSRDPTPRIAEEEEDVPRTGLGGGGMGVRSGRGQSGLGFRVATASTSSPKPAEAPKPEDTPKSAFGRAASAFQQMQAGSSATRSNFQQSRSSTPVQQVELTRAEKAHFSSIAGGFGAQFLAKQGWEPGKGLGLNEDGRAVPVAAGAVMRGEGIRSGIRTEDSKREARRKGELVEEEPKSNKAQRKGGQRAGPSREGWTKHKKVKVKVEHKTYEQLLADQSTDPTRPGVGLVIDARGGDLKTVESISELSLSSWTPSTDVTQLPELRHNLRLVVDVTRGEVNSLVKEGKAVNERRRWTLRDEERSRQMVDESANELKSLEVVQSSLKTISTISQREVSEESFSLRPLEDAFNRLLIDHDKEYRLLGLDDVVVGAIDVVLRKPFAQWQPFDVSADALLSTLKPWKKAFNLEGTTPPDAPDGTSNRSMTAWESLLWHRWLPKVRSAINNEWDAMDPHPAVHLIESWDPILPSFIHDNILDQLVLPKVTFAVEEWTPANGRNVSLASIIFPWLPLMGERVGELLESGKRRVRTVIRKWQPKDGVLSELQRWRDDIFSTHEWDKLMGDHVLGKLGNVLRDGFIVNPRSQDMKPLRDVILPWHTLIRKSNFVRLFELEFFPKWLEVLYMWLTHPAYNADEVAQWFEMWKGVFPLDIVQHQGMSHGFNTGLRLMRDAVELGPAAHTKLQKPKYSPIRSGFKLEPSPPAAKPVIQRMPAPEDITFRSIAEEVIAENDLLMRPLGKSHAITGKPLFRIGKTVDGRGGVVVYFGDDAVFSQVEGGAFRATSLEDVVERAS; encoded by the exons ATGGCAAGGCGGAAGAAGGACTTCCTGGATGACGGAtccgactcggacgcgTCCAACCAGTCcggcagcgaggacggcTTCGACTCGCAGGAAGACCAAGATTCCCGCGCCGAGAGGCGTCTCTTCGAGCACCGCCGCAAGCGGCCTAGGACGATGGGTAACGGCAAGGCCGCCGCATGGGAGGGCGTCTTCGGAGATCGCGACGAGAGCAGcagcgctcggcgtcctgGAGACCACCGTGCACGAGGGGGCAGTGCAAGGACTGACTGGACCAA AGCCCCTGCCTTCGTTTCGAAGATAGATGTCGCTAAAAGCGATACAGAGTCCAACGGGACCCCGGCCGAGACCTACGACGATTCTGGCGAGTCGAGCTCAAGCCACGAGACGGACTCACGCGACCCAACCCCCCGCATTgctgaagaggaggaagatgtACCTCGTactggcctcggcggcggaggcaTGGGGGTACGCTCAGGCCGTGGGCAATCTGGCCTGGGGTTCCGCGTAGCTACCGCGTCAACGAGCTCTCCCAAACCGGCAGAGGCGCCCAAACCGGAGGACACACCCAAGTCAGCCTTTGGACGCGCGGCGTCTGCTTTCCAGCAAATGCAGGCTGGATCATCGGCTACGAGGTCCAACTTTCAACAAAGCCGATCGTCAACCCCTGTTCAACAAGTAGAGCTCACGCGCGCTGAAAAGGCCCATTTCTCTTCGATCGCTGGCGGCTTTGGTGCCCAGTTTCTCGCCAAGCAGGGATGGGAGCCAGGTAAGGGTCTTGGCCTGAACGAGGACGGTCGCGCTGTTCCCGTCGCCGCGGGTGCCGTGATGCGTGGAGAAGGTATTCGGTCGGGCATTCGAACAGAGGATAGCAAGCGAGAAGCCCGGAGGAAGGGCGAGCTGGTAGAAGAGGAGCCAAAGTCGAACAAGGCTCAGCGCAAAGGTGGCCAACGTGCAGGTCCCAGTCGGGAGGGTTGGACAAAGCAcaagaaggtcaaggtcaaggtcgaACACAAGACGTACGAGCAACTGCTCGCAGATCAAAGCACGGACCCGACGCGGCCGGGTGTTGGTCTCGTCAtcgacgctcgaggaggcgacCTCAAGACGGTGGAATCCATATCCGAGCTTTCTCTGTCCAGCTGGACACCGTCAACAGACGTAACACAGCTACCAGAGCTGCGACACAATCTGCGCTTGGTTGTGGACGTCACTCGTGGCGAGGTCAACAGTCTCGTCAAAGAGGGCAAGGCCGTTAACGAACGCAGGCGATGGACTTTGCGGGATGAGGAGCGGTCACGGCAGATGGTGGACGAGTCTGCCAATG AACTCAAGTctctcgaggtcgtccagTCGTCATTGAAGACAATTTCGACTATCAGTCAGCGCGAAGTGAGCGAGGAGTCGTTCTCACTACGACCTCTCGAAGACGCCTTCAACCGCCTCCTCATTGATCACGATAAGGAATACCGGTTACTCGGCCTggacgacgtcgttgtCGGCGCAATCGACGTGGTGTTACGCAAGCCTTTTGCTCAATGGCAGCCGTTCGACGTTTCGGCTGACGCACTCCTTTCGACGCTCAAGCCGTGGAAGAAGGCATTCAACCTCGAGGGAACGACACCTCCGGACGCTCCGGACGGGACGAGCAACCGATCGATGACAGCTTGGGAGAGCCTGTTATGGCACCGTTGGCTGCCCAAGGTTCGGTCAGCGATCAACAACGAGTGGGATGCCATGGATCCTCATCCGGCAGTTCATCTCATCGAGTCGTGGGACCCCATCCTCCCATCCTTCATTCACGACAACATCCTAgaccagctcgtcctgcCAAAGGTGACTTTCGCGGTCGAGGAATGGACGCCCGCCAATGGTCGCAATGTGTCACTGGCCTCCATCATCTTCCCTTGGCTTCCCCTCATGGGCGAGCGCGTAGGGGAGCTGCTTGAGAGCGGCAAACGCCGTGTTCGTACCGTGATCCGGAAATGGCAGCCCAAGGACGGTGTTCTTTCCGAGCTGCAGCGCTGGCGTGACGACATCTTCTCGACGCACGAGTGGGACAAGCTCATGGGTGACCATGTACTCGGCAAGCTAGGCAATGTTCTTCGCGACGGCTTCATCGTCAATCCTCGCAGCCAGGACATGAAACCGCTCAGAGACGTCATCCTGCCCTGGCACACTCTCATCCGCAAATCCAACTTTGTCCGCCTCTTTGAGCTCGAGTTCTTCCCGAAGTGGCTCGAAGTGCTGTACATGTGGCTCACGCACCCCGCTTACAAtgcggacgaggtcgcACAGTGGTTCGAGATGTGGAAGGGAGTCTTCCCACTCGACATCGTGCAGCACCAAGGGATGAGTCACGGGTTCAATACTGGGCTTAGGCTTATGCgtgacgccgtcgagctgggGCCAGCGGCTCATACCAAGCTACAGAAGCCCAAATACAGTCCCATTCGCTCTGGGTTCAAGTTGGAGCCTTCACCGCCAGCGGCCAAGCCTGTCATCCAGCGCATGCCTGCTCCCGAGGATATCACATTCCGTTCCATCGCCGAAGAGGTCATCGCCGAGAACGACCTTCTTATGCGTCCCCTCGGCAAGTCGCACGCGATCACGGGCAAACCGCTCTTCCGTATTGGCAAGACGGTGGACGGCAGGGGCGGGGTAGTGGTGTACTTTGGCGACGATGCTGTATTCTCACAAGTCGAGGGTGGAGCATTCCGTGCGACATCTCTCGAGGACGTAGTTGAGAGAGCTAGCTAG
- a CDS encoding uncharacterized protein (Protein tyrosine kinase) translates to MATPSMINPRTRSRWYMESPIRRAASPFKPKGGIHHAPKRRRIGMSSLNVNRLLPSSDTDSNRDLYPLRNRLFLPSPRATPRVNKRSGAPRRPRPPPLFEGEDTMSPRKRKRSDAESMSDKSWIETEDEMPEFIAQDDQHLLQLAPASALHRLRKNELIRLWKVCGMWPSDDEDEDIGEQQTKVDLVNGLIKARKKVGAPESPSLGHSPSDVPRTPRDSGSSSLTSPPSSSGDSQLIKYIKMEATPKAPARGNNRHLQQLSTANREQQGTPTIRRLRPRTRRNAGSDDESVPAGSSRQLCQSDLTVTRETRDRRAKREAMRVMQAEDTNSSDENASDTGRAFGDIQDRSESSNDVDDDSMDDDGSDEPEGWGADASLEGVTHASLMRLRRDQLVQLCEQRNLEVGGTKPQLATALITWQDERLDNLESVSTTSSQDTARPSSPTIMPAVLTHCHRGVEDTPLLQRNRIHAENPATPHPSDRDKPRTPDNDLNLDLQELGLEDFTIKPEFLQKMEKIGSGGFKDVYVGKLRGRRVAISEFREHLSDMDIRELKLLAEFRHPNIVRFRGICIPEDTSQVPCMLISELCENGDLFDYIRNVSNPSLKRVLRLMLDIARGLEYLHLRNPAVIHRDCKSTNILINKQGVAKVGDFGLARVKQSTRSMIRSLVGTVNWQAPELWHPHPKYDYKVDVFSLALVYWEMLSGWTGEPKYPWEGYNEHYIYDAVGQKHRRLPLTGLRKHWGVEPVNLIERMWHQDPAERPTMSDVVADVEALLADCQ, encoded by the exons ATGGCTACTCCTTCTATGATCAATCCCCGCACTCGGTCGCGCTGGTACATGGAGTCTCCCATTCGCCGAGCGGCATCTCCTTTCAAACCCAAGGGCGGTATACACCACGCGCCTAAGCGACGGCGCATCGGTATGTCGTCCCTCAACGTCAACCGATTGCTGCCATCTTCAGACACGGACTCGAATCGCGACCTGTACCCTCTTCGCAATCGATTATTCCTCCCAAGTCCGCGCGCAACACCTCGAGTGAACAAGCGCTCCGGTGCCCCACGTCGGCCCAgacctcctccacttttcgagggcgaggataCAATGAGCCCTCGCAAGCGCAAACGTTCCGACGCCGAGTCCATGTCTGACAAAAGTTGGATTGAGACTGAGGACGAGATGCCCGAGTTCATAGCACAAG ATGACCAGCACCTCCTACAATTGGCGCCTGCCTCCGCCCTCCACCGGCTACGCAAGAACGAGTTGATTCGGCTCTGGAAAGTCTGTGGCATGTGGCCttccgacgacgaggacgaggacattgGGGAACAACAAACGAAGGTCGACCTGGTCAACGGCCTGATCAAAGCC CGCAAGAAGGTCGGGGCTCCCGAATCGCCTTCACTTGGACACTCACCCAGCGACGTTCCTCGAACCCCTAGAGATTCAGGCAGCTCGTCATTAACCTCTCCCCCGTCATCATCTGGTGACAGCCAGTTAATCAAATACATCAAGATGGAGGCGACTCCCAAGGCGCCAGCCAGAGGAAATAATCGACACCTACAACAACTGAGCACTGCGAACCGAGAGCAGC AGGGCACTCCCACCATTCGGCGGCTTCGGCCCCGCACCCGTCGCAACGCGGGTTCTG ACGACGAATCTGTGCCGGCTGGTAGCTCCCGGCAACTGTGTCAGTCCGACTTGACGGTGACGCGCGAGACGCGTGATCGCCGAGCGAAGCGGGAAGCAATGCGCGTCATGCAGGCAGAGGACACGAACAGCAGCGACGAGAATGCTTCCGACACTG GCAGGGCGTTCGGGGACATCCAAGACAGATCCGAATCCAGTAATGATGTGGATGACGACTccatggacgacgacggtaGCGACGAGCCTGAAGGATGGGGAGCCG ATGCCAGTCTTGAGGGTGTTACACACGCCAGCCTGATGCGTCTCCGCCGCGACCAGCTCGTGCAGCTGTGTGAGCAACGCAATCTCGAGGTGGGAGGCACAAAGCCTCAGCTCGCGACGGCCCTTATCACCTGG CAGGATGAACGTTTGGACAATCTGGAGTCTGTCTCGACGACCAGCTCGCAGGACACAGCtcgcccttcctcccccacGATCATGCCCGCCGTCCTGACTCACTGCCATCGCGGGGTTGAAGACACACCTCTGCTCCAACGCAACCGCATCCACGCCGAAAATCCAGCCACACCGCACCCGTCCGACAGAGATAAGCCTCGCACACCCGACAATGatctcaacctcgacttGCAGGAGCTCGGTCTCGAAGACTTTACCATCAAACCCGAGTTCCTTCAAAAGATGGAAAAAATCGGAAGCGGTGGTTTCAAGGA CGTGTATGTCGGCAAGCTGCGCGGGCGCAGGGTCGCGATTTCGGAGTTCCGCGAGCATCTAAGTGACA TGGACATTCGAGAGCTCAAGCTCTTGGCAGAGTTCCGCCATCCCAACATTGTCCGATTC CGCGGCATTTGCATTCCCGAGGACACGTCTCAAGTCCCGTGCATGCTGATCAGCGAGCTGTGCGAGAACGGAGACTTGTTTGATTATATT CGCAACGTCTCCAACCCCTCGCTGAAGCGCGTCTTACGCCTCATGCTGGACATTGCTCGTGGGCTCGAGTATCTGCATCTGCGAAACCCTGCAGTTATACATCGTGAC TGCAAATCCACTAACATTCTCATCAACAAGCAAGGAGTCGCAAAAGTTGGAGACTTTGGACTCGCTCGTGTCAAACAGAGCACCCGGTCGATGATTCGCAGTCTGGTGGGCACGGTCAACTGGCAAGCCCCAGAATTGTGGCATCCGCATCCAAAGTACGACTACAAGGTGGATGTCTTCTCATTGGCATTGGTGTACTGGGAAATGCTGTCGGGGTGGACTGGCGAACCA AAGTACCCGTGGGAGGGTTACAACGAGCACTACATCTACGACGCTGTCGGGCAAAAGCACAGACGTCTCCCTCTGACTGGTCTACGGAAGCACTGGGGTGTCGAGCCCGTGAACTTGATTGAGCGCATGTGGCATCAAGATCCCGCTGAGCGGCCTACCATGTCGGACGTGgttgccgacgtcgaggcgctgcttGCCGACTGCCAGTGA
- a CDS encoding uncharacterized protein (Protein of unknown function (DUF2781)) codes for MSRFAGRSLDRVYFIFLLCHIPATLVMDGQAVYPSWMVSGPLEALAEWYLNFLRDPIMAGVFAKDPTMRFMMPFFYLEMFFQLPCFVLGAVGLWKSATWPYSLTPDDRRVWPLLVAYGASTATTLLPVLQRLLFDTKTSPPLTAAELAGLLGCYVPFLAIPLLMAVDLGFRIAKLLGGGSRKNV; via the exons ATGTCGCGCTTCGCCGGCCGTTCCCTGGACCGCGTCTACTTCATCTTCCTACTT TGCCACATA CCAGCAACACTGGTGATGGACGGCCAAGCCGTGTACCCGTCGTGGATGGTCTCTGGGCCTCTCGAGGCCTTGGCGGAGTGGTACCTAAACTTCTTGCGTGACCCTATCATGGCCGGAGTCTTCGCCAAGGATCCAACAATGCGGTTCATGATGCCGTTCTTCTACCTCGAGATGTTCTTCCAGCTGCCATGCTTTGTACTCGGCGCCGTCGGACTATGGAAGAGTGCGACTTGGCCGTActcgctgacaccagacgaCAGGCGCGTGTGGCCCCTACTCGTGGCCTACGGAGCAAGCACTGCCACGACGCTCCTCCCGGTCCTGCAACGCTTGCTGTTCGATACTAAGACCAGTCCGCCGCTCACAGCGGCCGAGCTAGCTGGACTGCTCGGCTGCTACGTCCCCTTCCTGGCTATCCCCCTCCTGATGGCCGTTGATTTGGGCTTCCGCATTGCCAAGcttctcggcggcggctcgcGCAAGAACGTCTAG
- the GPI8 gene encoding uncharacterized protein (Peptidase C13 family), producing MGLISAAVPSYAASHPDQLLQHHEQAAEFFAGSEDRHTNNWAVLACTSRFWFNYRHIANTLAIYRNIKRLGIPDSNIILMLADDVACNSRNIFPATVYANPKRQLDLYGDSVEVDYSGYEVTVENFLRTLTGHGGNEFLKFQDNEELSAFDVADAVEQMWEKRRYNRLLFMIDTCQANTMYSQFYSPNIIATGSSELGENSLSHDSDYDIGVAIIDSFTHFVLGYLEDMNKTSQLNLQQLFDAYDPAVIRSNAGVSTHLSPKSPRELLLTDFFGGVARVEVSSTSSPDGDASATGWRPEKVSVTREEPRHRQFKVLHDHMPTTLEGLARPDSGLQAVGILFGVLVLVGAGSFVYFHRH from the exons ATGGGTTTGATATCCGCCGCTGTTCCCAGCTACGCGGCCTCGCATCCTGACCAGCTCCTCCAACACCATGAACAGGCCGCAGAGTTCTTCGCAGGCAGCGAAGACCGACACACTAACAACTGGGCCGTCCTCGCTTGCACGTCGCGGTTCTGGTTCAACTACCGC catATTGCGAACACGCTGGCAATCTACCGCAACATTAAACGCCTCGGGATTCCTGACTCGAACATCATCCTGATGCTGGCGGACGACGTTGCGTGCAACTCCCGCAACATCTTCCCGGCCACGGTCTACGCCAACCCCAAACGCCAGTTGGACCTGTATGGCGacagcgtcgaggtcgattACAGCGGCTACGAGGTCACTGTCGAGAACTTTCTCCGCACCTTGACTG GTCACGGTGGTAATGAGTTCCTCAAGTTCCAGGACAATGAGGAACTCTCAGCGTTTGACGTAGCCGACGCTGTCGAGCAGATGTGGGAAAAGAGAAG GTATAACCGCCTTCTCTTCATGATCGACACGTGTCAGGCCAATACCATGTACTCGCAATTCTATTCTCCAAACATTATCGCGACAGGCTCGTCTGAACTTGGCGAGAACTCGCTTTCC CATGATAGCGATTACGACATTGGCGTTGCGATCATTGACAGCTTTACACACTTTGTTCTGGGATATCTCGAGGACATGAACAAGACGTCACAGCTAAACCTCCAGCAGCTG TTTGACGCCTACGACCCCGCAGTTATCCGGTCGAACGCCGGTGTGTCAACGCACCTGTCTCCCAAGTCTCCACGGGAACTTCTCCTAACCGACTTCTTTGGCGGTGTGGCACGCGTCGAggtctcgtcgacctcgtcacctGACGGCGACGCCTCCGCAACAGGGTGGAGGCCGGAGAAAGTCAGCGTAACCAGGGAAGAACCGCGGCACCGACAGTTCAAGGTGTTGCACGACCACATGCCAACGACGTTGGAGGGCCTGGCACGGCCCGATTCAGGCCTGCAAGCTGTGGGCATCCTCTTCGGGGTGTTGGTGCTCGTGGGCGCGGGTTCGTTTGTATACTTCCACCGACATTAG